One Bradyrhizobium sp. ISRA464 genomic window carries:
- a CDS encoding carboxymuconolactone decarboxylase family protein yields the protein MARIDYSDPATASPRTREILDKNRNANIFRMMAHSPSYFEQYCRLGGAIRHKGELDPVVRELAITRTGILCEAPYEIVAHKRIGKNVGVTDEQNAALENWQAATCFNDVQRAALAFTDEIVKLKKPTDATFKAIASKLTPATLIELQLSVGFYIMTSKFLETFEIDMQPVTEVVS from the coding sequence ATGGCCCGCATCGATTACTCTGATCCCGCAACGGCAAGCCCGCGCACCCGTGAGATCCTCGACAAGAACCGCAACGCCAATATCTTTCGCATGATGGCGCATTCGCCGAGCTATTTTGAGCAGTATTGCCGGCTCGGCGGCGCGATCCGCCACAAGGGCGAGCTCGATCCCGTCGTGCGCGAGCTTGCGATCACACGCACCGGCATCCTGTGCGAAGCGCCCTACGAGATCGTGGCGCACAAGCGGATCGGCAAGAATGTCGGCGTCACCGACGAGCAGAATGCGGCGCTGGAGAACTGGCAGGCCGCGACTTGTTTCAACGACGTGCAGCGCGCAGCGCTCGCCTTCACCGACGAGATCGTCAAGCTCAAGAAGCCGACCGACGCCACCTTCAAGGCGATCGCCTCGAAGCTGACGCCGGCGACGTTGATCGAGCTGCAGCTCTCGGTCGGCTTCTACATCATGACCTCGAAGTTCCTGGAGACCTTCGAGATCGACATGCAGCCGGTGACGGAAGTGGTGAGCTGA
- a CDS encoding TRAP transporter permease yields MSDSAAAAPAKKIEFEDPHAGLGNLQEAEVTRVRTLRGGWRWALVMATAATILLCINQQFSLRFFVDYTQLNTEYFYLLIALMLPFTFLIFPGAENAPLNRIPWYDVALSFLTFAAAIWLMLNVRKAAQFGWESDGAPQNVIVAGLVMWIALMEALRRTGGWSLLLCVLPFTVYPLFAEASWLGPFRGSQLTLDQTTAYHVLSGESLLGIPIQAFADTVIGFLVFGTALMMTGAGKFFINLAFALCGTFRGGAAKVCIFASGLLGMMSGSIVSNVLTAGTMTIPVMKKSGFRASYAGAIEACASTGAVLAPPVMGATAFVIAQFLNVSYAEVAVAATIPAVLYYVGLFMQVDSYAARHGLKGIPRAELPRVMDTIKDGWYYVFVIALLIVMLLYFKRESHAPFYATALLLVLNQIFSKDTRWTLATVGKFLEVNGRTFVELVGILAGCGLLIGAFSMTGVVSSLANDLLTLAGDNAFLLLVMCAFTSLILGLGLTTTACYIFLAILIAPALEKLGLNRMAVHMFIFYWGMLSSITPPVAIASFAAAGIAGSPAMKTGWESMWVGSIIYFIPFFFVLNPALVLQGPSPYLAGLGLMALAAFGTLFICGGIQGYLAFVGDLRGAGPLEWPLRVLLVIGGFVVATPGGGINPLSQVQVTLLGLAILVPTILIALMLIRRQALVPNQLRAP; encoded by the coding sequence ATGTCCGATAGCGCCGCGGCTGCGCCTGCGAAGAAGATCGAGTTTGAGGATCCTCATGCCGGCCTCGGCAACCTCCAGGAGGCCGAGGTCACGCGCGTGCGCACCCTGCGCGGCGGCTGGCGGTGGGCGCTGGTCATGGCGACAGCCGCCACCATCCTGCTCTGCATCAACCAGCAGTTCTCGCTGCGCTTCTTCGTCGACTACACCCAGCTCAACACCGAATATTTCTATCTCCTGATCGCGCTGATGCTCCCCTTCACGTTCCTGATCTTCCCGGGAGCGGAGAACGCGCCGCTGAACCGCATTCCCTGGTACGACGTCGCGCTGTCGTTCCTGACATTCGCCGCCGCGATCTGGCTGATGCTGAACGTGCGCAAGGCGGCACAATTCGGCTGGGAATCCGACGGAGCGCCGCAGAATGTCATCGTTGCGGGTCTCGTGATGTGGATCGCGCTGATGGAGGCGCTGCGCCGCACCGGCGGCTGGAGCCTGCTGCTCTGCGTGCTCCCGTTCACCGTCTACCCACTGTTCGCCGAGGCCAGCTGGCTTGGGCCCTTCAGGGGCTCGCAGCTCACGCTCGACCAGACCACGGCCTATCACGTGCTGTCGGGCGAGAGCCTGCTCGGCATTCCGATCCAGGCCTTTGCCGACACCGTGATCGGCTTTCTGGTGTTCGGCACCGCGCTGATGATGACCGGAGCCGGAAAGTTCTTCATCAACCTGGCCTTCGCGCTCTGCGGCACGTTTCGCGGCGGCGCGGCCAAGGTGTGTATCTTCGCCTCAGGCCTGCTCGGCATGATGTCCGGCTCGATCGTCTCCAACGTATTGACCGCCGGCACCATGACGATTCCCGTCATGAAGAAGAGCGGCTTCCGCGCCTCCTATGCCGGCGCGATCGAGGCCTGCGCCTCGACCGGCGCGGTGCTGGCGCCGCCGGTGATGGGCGCGACCGCGTTCGTGATCGCGCAGTTCCTCAATGTCAGCTACGCCGAGGTCGCGGTCGCCGCCACCATCCCCGCCGTGCTCTACTATGTCGGCCTGTTCATGCAGGTCGATTCCTACGCCGCGCGCCACGGGCTGAAGGGCATTCCGCGCGCCGAGCTGCCGCGCGTGATGGATACGATCAAGGACGGCTGGTACTACGTCTTCGTGATCGCGCTGCTGATCGTGATGCTGCTCTATTTCAAGCGCGAGAGCCACGCGCCGTTCTACGCGACCGCGCTGCTATTGGTGCTGAACCAGATCTTCTCCAAGGACACGCGCTGGACGCTCGCGACCGTCGGCAAGTTCCTCGAAGTCAACGGCCGCACCTTCGTGGAGCTGGTCGGCATCCTCGCCGGCTGCGGCCTCCTGATCGGCGCCTTCTCGATGACCGGCGTGGTGTCAAGCCTCGCCAACGACCTGCTGACGCTCGCCGGCGACAACGCGTTCCTGCTGCTCGTGATGTGCGCCTTCACCAGCCTGATCCTCGGCCTCGGGCTGACGACGACGGCCTGCTACATCTTCCTTGCCATCCTGATTGCGCCGGCGCTGGAGAAGCTCGGGCTGAACCGGATGGCGGTTCACATGTTCATCTTCTACTGGGGCATGCTGTCGTCGATCACGCCGCCGGTGGCGATCGCCTCCTTCGCCGCGGCCGGCATCGCCGGCTCGCCTGCGATGAAGACCGGATGGGAATCGATGTGGGTCGGCAGCATCATCTACTTCATCCCATTCTTCTTCGTGCTCAATCCGGCGCTCGTGCTGCAGGGGCCGAGCCCCTATCTCGCCGGCCTCGGCCTGATGGCGCTCGCAGCCTTCGGCACGCTGTTCATCTGCGGCGGCATCCAGGGCTACCTGGCCTTCGTCGGCGATCTCCGCGGCGCCGGCCCCCTCGAGTGGCCGCTGCGCGTGCTGCTGGTGATCGGCGGGTTCGTGGTGGCGACGCCCGGCGGCGGCATCAACCCACTGTCGCAGGTCCAGGTGACGTTGCTGGGGCTTGCGATTCTCGTGCCGACGATCCTGATCGCGCTCATGCTGATCCGTCGCCAAGCTCTGGTTCCGAACCAGTTGCGCGCGCCTTGA
- a CDS encoding IclR family transcriptional regulator — protein MGRRSERLSRQGMLAGETGDGDVIQVVSRAFDVLRCFEGHESRLGNLEISNRCGLPRSTVSRLTHTLTRMGQLVYLPRDQKYRIGPSAVAMGTTMMKGLQLRNLIRLRLQDVAEQLPGTVGFVIPDRFHLVYLEFARAANALGLHETTGSRISMATTAAGHAYTAALDPEVGDALIAEMEREMPDGAKLLTPRIEANRRHLREHGYVVACGLWSPHINGVAVPLWSPQYQTYVVTTIGLLSAMYDEKRLHAEVAPQMIELGAAVGSLLEGADGDIFSNRLDRKSLPVTAHNNNKMIKTEAMNELEAGTRRPRPARSVRAGDGRR, from the coding sequence ATGGGACGGCGCTCGGAACGGCTTAGCAGGCAGGGAATGCTCGCCGGCGAGACAGGCGATGGCGATGTCATTCAGGTGGTGTCGCGCGCCTTTGATGTGTTGCGATGTTTCGAGGGCCACGAGTCTCGATTAGGCAATCTCGAGATCTCAAATCGCTGCGGCCTGCCGCGCTCGACGGTGTCGCGCTTGACGCACACGCTGACGCGGATGGGACAACTCGTCTATCTGCCGCGCGATCAGAAGTATCGCATCGGGCCGAGCGCGGTGGCGATGGGCACGACGATGATGAAGGGATTGCAGCTTCGCAATCTGATCCGGCTGCGCTTGCAGGACGTCGCCGAGCAATTGCCCGGCACGGTCGGCTTCGTCATCCCGGATCGCTTTCATCTGGTCTATCTCGAATTCGCCCGCGCTGCGAATGCGCTCGGGCTGCACGAGACCACCGGCAGCCGCATCTCGATGGCGACCACGGCCGCGGGCCATGCCTATACAGCGGCGCTCGATCCCGAGGTCGGCGATGCGCTGATCGCAGAGATGGAGCGCGAGATGCCCGATGGCGCGAAGCTGCTGACGCCGCGCATCGAGGCCAACCGCCGTCATCTGCGCGAACATGGCTATGTCGTCGCCTGCGGCCTCTGGAGCCCGCACATCAATGGCGTCGCGGTGCCGCTGTGGTCGCCGCAATATCAGACCTATGTCGTGACGACGATCGGCCTGCTCTCGGCGATGTATGACGAGAAGCGGCTGCATGCCGAAGTCGCGCCACAGATGATCGAACTCGGCGCCGCGGTGGGCAGCCTGCTCGAAGGCGCCGACGGCGATATCTTCTCTAACCGGCTCGATCGTAAATCGCTTCCGGTGACCGCCCATAACAACAACAAGATGATCAAGACGGAGGCAATGAATGAACTGGAAGCCGGAACTCGACGACCTCGCCCGGCGCGAAGCGTTCGCGCGGGAGATGGGAGGCGTTGA
- the glsA gene encoding glutaminase A, which produces MKRSPPPVTPTTTAWSSSKPPLLRFLHTCYADFLPETGGAVADYIPELGKADPAHFGISLATLDGHVYEVGDTDIPFTIQSMSKPFVFALALDTLGAERVESVIGVEPSGDPFNSIRLNAENHPFNPMVNAGAIACSGLIHAAKDDGAFAYIRQALGRFAGRELDVDEAVYASESATGDRNRAIGYLLRTNCVIVDNVPDVLDVYFRQCAILVTARDTAVMAATLANHGVNPLTGEQVVTPYAISRTLSVMTSSGMYDYAGEWIYRVGIPAKSGVGGGILAALPARLGLGSYSPKLDKHGNSVRGIKVCEALSAHYDLHMLNRSDDARHSIIADYNIGKNPSRRVRRPQEQEILAKHFQEVRVIELVGTLSLSNVDYVSRRLAGGPRPQFVIFDLRRVTATTRAGARLVAEAFQELAELGVIVVLSGIKRTSREWATISEWTSRLGNIRDFYLLDTAIEWAEDQIVYRYGGSIDFLETTELSEQPLLAGLSEQELAGLNALCTIRTYQPNEKIVAAGDEAASLFFLRSGVVHVTLPDGIRLATLTAGMAFGEMALLEPRRSADVLADRSATAYEVAIKDFERFREQHPHAGERIMRNLAQILAERLIVANAKVELLTSG; this is translated from the coding sequence ATGAAACGATCGCCTCCGCCCGTCACCCCGACCACCACGGCCTGGTCCAGCTCGAAGCCGCCGCTGCTGCGGTTTCTGCACACTTGTTACGCAGATTTCCTGCCCGAGACCGGCGGCGCGGTCGCCGACTACATTCCCGAGCTCGGCAAGGCCGACCCTGCCCATTTTGGCATCAGCCTCGCGACCCTCGACGGCCATGTCTACGAGGTCGGCGACACCGATATCCCCTTCACTATCCAGTCGATGTCGAAACCGTTCGTGTTCGCGCTGGCGCTGGACACGCTGGGTGCCGAACGGGTCGAGAGCGTGATCGGCGTCGAGCCGTCGGGCGATCCCTTCAACTCGATCCGGCTGAATGCGGAAAACCACCCCTTCAACCCGATGGTCAATGCCGGCGCGATCGCCTGCTCCGGCCTGATCCACGCCGCCAAGGATGACGGCGCGTTCGCATACATCCGCCAGGCGCTTGGCCGCTTCGCCGGCCGCGAGCTCGACGTCGACGAGGCGGTCTATGCGTCCGAGAGCGCGACGGGCGATCGCAACCGGGCGATCGGTTATTTGCTGCGCACCAATTGCGTGATCGTCGACAACGTGCCTGATGTGCTCGATGTCTATTTCCGGCAATGTGCGATCCTCGTCACCGCGCGCGACACCGCCGTGATGGCGGCAACGCTCGCCAACCATGGCGTCAATCCGCTGACCGGCGAGCAGGTGGTGACGCCCTACGCGATCTCCCGCACGCTCTCGGTGATGACGTCGTCGGGCATGTACGACTATGCCGGCGAATGGATCTACCGCGTCGGCATCCCCGCCAAGAGCGGCGTCGGCGGCGGCATCCTGGCGGCGCTGCCGGCGCGGCTCGGGCTCGGCAGCTACTCGCCGAAGCTCGACAAGCACGGCAACAGCGTGCGCGGCATCAAGGTATGCGAGGCGCTGTCGGCACATTACGACCTGCACATGCTCAACCGCAGCGATGACGCGCGCCACAGCATCATTGCCGACTACAATATCGGCAAGAACCCATCACGGCGCGTGCGCCGGCCGCAGGAGCAGGAGATCCTGGCCAAACACTTCCAGGAGGTGCGCGTGATCGAGCTGGTCGGCACGCTGTCGCTCTCCAATGTCGACTATGTCTCGCGCCGCCTCGCCGGCGGGCCGCGCCCGCAGTTCGTGATCTTCGACCTGCGCCGCGTCACCGCGACAACGCGTGCCGGCGCGCGGCTGGTCGCGGAAGCATTTCAGGAGCTGGCCGAGCTCGGCGTCATCGTGGTCCTCTCCGGCATCAAACGGACCTCACGCGAATGGGCGACGATCAGCGAGTGGACCAGCAGGCTCGGCAATATCAGGGATTTCTACCTGCTCGACACCGCGATCGAATGGGCCGAGGACCAGATTGTCTATCGCTATGGCGGCTCGATCGACTTCCTCGAGACGACAGAGCTCTCCGAGCAGCCGCTGCTCGCTGGACTGAGCGAGCAAGAGCTCGCCGGCCTTAATGCGCTCTGCACGATCAGGACCTACCAGCCGAACGAGAAGATCGTCGCTGCCGGCGACGAGGCGGCCTCGCTGTTCTTCCTGCGCAGCGGCGTGGTCCATGTCACCCTGCCCGACGGCATCCGCCTCGCGACGCTGACCGCCGGCATGGCATTCGGCGAGATGGCGCTGCTGGAGCCGCGACGCTCCGCCGATGTTCTCGCCGACAGGTCGGCGACCGCGTATGAGGTGGCGATCAAGGACTTCGAGCGATTCCGCGAACAGCACCCCCATGCCGGCGAGCGGATCATGCGCAACCTCGCGCAGATTCTTGCCGAGCGGTTGATCGTCGCGAATGCCAAGGTCGAACTGCTGACGTCGGGTTAG
- a CDS encoding acetyl-CoA carboxylase biotin carboxyl carrier protein subunit produces MPDIKIVTEVAGRVCALPVEAGSSIGDGDEIAFVEAMKMEIPVTSTTTGKIKSILVKIDDVIAEGQAVAIVEA; encoded by the coding sequence ATGCCAGACATCAAGATCGTGACCGAAGTCGCCGGGCGCGTTTGCGCGCTTCCTGTTGAGGCCGGCAGCAGCATCGGCGACGGCGACGAGATCGCGTTCGTCGAAGCCATGAAGATGGAAATACCGGTCACATCGACAACGACAGGGAAAATCAAGTCGATTCTGGTCAAGATTGACGATGTGATCGCCGAAGGTCAGGCCGTCGCGATCGTCGAGGCCTGA
- a CDS encoding carboxyl transferase domain-containing protein, producing MNWKPELDDLARREAFAREMGGVDKVKRQRDQGRLTVRERIDKLVDQSSFHEIGAISGIAEYDENNELKHLTPANCVFGRARVDGRTVVVVGDDFTVRGGSADASISAKPLMAEEMAHDFRLPIIRMIEGSGGGGSVKTIETRGAANLPGGVGGTRAYWFTLANLARVPVVGLGLGSVAGLGAARLAATHYSVMTNSSAMFVAGPPVVKRLGQDLTKEELGGADIQTRAGGIDQAVETEEEAFEYARRFLSYLPSSVYELPPTIPCTDDPERAEESLLRAVPRNRRQVYKMRPIIEAVVDKGSFFEVSANFGRPIITGLARIEGRAVLLLASDPFHYGGSWTADACQKVVRWVDFAETFHLPVVYLMDCPGFMIGLEAEKSATIRHGVRAMAAVNQSTVPWCTIIIRNAFGVAGVVHQPANRFSMRYAWPSAYWGSLPLEGGIEAAYRAEIDAAADPAAKLREIEDRLNKLRSPFRSAEKFWVEEVIDPRKTRSLLCEFARLAEPIRTPGPPGNMSTRP from the coding sequence ATGAACTGGAAGCCGGAACTCGACGACCTCGCCCGGCGCGAAGCGTTCGCGCGGGAGATGGGAGGCGTTGACAAGGTCAAGCGACAACGTGACCAGGGCCGGCTGACCGTCCGCGAACGCATCGACAAGCTCGTCGATCAGAGCAGCTTCCACGAGATCGGTGCCATCTCCGGCATTGCCGAATACGACGAGAACAACGAGCTCAAGCATCTGACGCCGGCGAACTGCGTGTTCGGTCGCGCCAGGGTCGACGGCCGCACGGTGGTCGTGGTCGGCGACGACTTTACCGTGCGCGGCGGATCGGCCGACGCATCGATTTCCGCCAAGCCGCTGATGGCGGAGGAGATGGCGCATGACTTCCGGCTGCCGATCATCCGCATGATCGAAGGCTCGGGCGGTGGCGGCTCGGTGAAGACCATCGAGACCAGAGGCGCGGCCAATCTGCCCGGCGGCGTCGGCGGCACGCGCGCGTATTGGTTCACGCTCGCCAATCTGGCGCGCGTGCCCGTGGTCGGGCTCGGGCTCGGCTCGGTCGCCGGCCTCGGCGCCGCGCGGCTGGCGGCGACGCATTATTCGGTGATGACGAACAGCTCCGCGATGTTTGTCGCCGGCCCCCCGGTCGTGAAGCGGCTGGGTCAGGATCTGACCAAGGAGGAGCTTGGCGGCGCGGATATCCAGACCCGCGCCGGCGGGATTGACCAGGCCGTCGAGACGGAGGAGGAGGCGTTCGAATATGCGCGGCGCTTCCTCTCCTATCTGCCGTCGTCGGTCTACGAGCTGCCGCCCACGATCCCGTGCACGGACGATCCTGAACGCGCCGAGGAGTCGCTTCTGAGGGCGGTGCCGCGCAATCGCCGGCAGGTCTACAAGATGCGCCCGATCATCGAGGCGGTGGTCGACAAGGGCTCGTTCTTCGAGGTCAGCGCCAATTTCGGCCGGCCGATCATCACGGGTCTGGCGCGGATCGAGGGCCGGGCGGTGTTGCTGCTGGCGAGCGATCCGTTCCACTACGGCGGCTCGTGGACGGCGGATGCCTGCCAGAAGGTGGTGCGCTGGGTCGACTTCGCCGAGACCTTCCATCTGCCGGTGGTCTATCTGATGGACTGCCCCGGCTTCATGATCGGGCTCGAGGCGGAGAAGTCGGCGACCATCCGCCACGGCGTGCGGGCGATGGCGGCGGTCAACCAGAGCACGGTGCCCTGGTGCACCATCATCATCCGCAACGCGTTCGGCGTCGCCGGCGTCGTGCACCAGCCCGCCAACCGCTTCTCGATGCGCTACGCCTGGCCGTCGGCCTATTGGGGCTCGCTGCCGCTCGAGGGCGGCATCGAGGCGGCCTATCGCGCCGAGATCGATGCGGCCGCCGATCCCGCCGCCAAGCTGCGCGAGATCGAGGACCGTCTCAACAAGCTGCGCTCGCCGTTCCGCTCCGCCGAGAAGTTCTGGGTGGAGGAGGTGATCGATCCGCGCAAGACGCGCTCGCTGCTCTGCGAGTTCGCGCGCCTGGCTGAACCGATCCGCACGCCGGGACCGCCCGGCAACATGTCGACGCGGCCGTAA
- a CDS encoding OB-fold domain-containing protein — translation MSGQIADWTKGAEAIVYQTCTACGARQYFRRSFCAACGSPDLTEHRAGGAGTVYATSLVCRAATPETRAHVPYNIVLVDTDEGFRMMAHGDNALAIGDKVTARFTQFAGRLVPYFEKAR, via the coding sequence ATGAGCGGGCAGATCGCCGATTGGACCAAGGGCGCGGAAGCTATCGTCTATCAGACCTGCACCGCGTGCGGCGCTCGGCAATATTTTCGCCGCAGCTTCTGCGCTGCCTGCGGCTCTCCCGATCTGACCGAGCATCGCGCCGGCGGGGCAGGGACGGTGTATGCGACCTCGCTGGTCTGCCGCGCCGCCACGCCGGAGACGCGGGCGCATGTGCCCTACAACATCGTGCTCGTCGATACTGATGAAGGATTCCGCATGATGGCTCACGGCGACAACGCCCTTGCCATCGGCGACAAAGTCACAGCCCGCTTCACGCAATTCGCAGGGCGACTGGTTCCCTATTTCGAGAAGGCAAGGTGA
- a CDS encoding MFS transporter has protein sequence MISNWLASTLARRNTHYGWVMVGVTFLAALISAGTVGAPGVFIVPLQKEFGWSTAEISSALSIRFILFGLMAPFAAALMNRYGLRNVTLAAQLIVVSGLLASLFMTQVWQLMLLWGVVIGIGTGMTALVLGATIAARWFVARRGLVVGILTASVATGQLAFLPLLATITEHYGWRVALGLVCVVLGIAAFAVLMVMRDRPSDVGLRPFGDDGTAPLAPPPPANAPIMAAALGTLRDSSKSPAFWILFATFFVCGASTNGLVQVHLIPMCLDYGIPQVQAASLLAAMGIFDFFGTIISGWLSDRYDNRYLLFWYYGLRGLSLIYLPFSDFSFYSLSLFAMFYGLDWIATVPPTVRLTAQRFGAERANLVFGWIFAGHQLGAGAAAFGAGLSRTVYQTYLPAFFIAGALCVIASLIVLAIARQQTHAEAKPAVKPATA, from the coding sequence ATGATCTCGAACTGGCTTGCTTCCACCCTCGCCCGCCGCAACACCCACTACGGTTGGGTGATGGTCGGCGTCACCTTCCTCGCCGCGCTGATCTCGGCCGGCACCGTCGGCGCGCCCGGCGTCTTCATCGTGCCGTTGCAGAAGGAATTCGGCTGGAGCACCGCCGAGATCTCGTCGGCGCTGTCGATCCGCTTCATCCTGTTCGGGCTGATGGCGCCGTTCGCCGCCGCGCTGATGAACCGCTACGGCCTGCGCAACGTGACGCTGGCGGCGCAGTTGATCGTCGTGTCCGGATTGCTGGCGTCCCTCTTCATGACGCAGGTCTGGCAGTTGATGCTGCTCTGGGGCGTCGTGATCGGCATCGGCACCGGCATGACCGCGCTGGTGCTGGGAGCGACGATTGCCGCGCGCTGGTTCGTGGCGCGCCGCGGCCTCGTGGTCGGCATCCTCACCGCAAGCGTCGCGACCGGACAGCTCGCTTTCCTGCCGCTGCTCGCAACCATCACCGAGCACTATGGCTGGCGTGTCGCGCTGGGGCTGGTCTGCGTCGTGCTCGGCATCGCGGCCTTTGCCGTGCTGATGGTGATGCGCGACCGGCCCAGCGACGTCGGCCTGCGTCCGTTCGGCGACGACGGCACAGCGCCCTTGGCCCCTCCGCCGCCGGCCAATGCACCGATCATGGCGGCCGCGCTCGGCACGCTGCGCGACTCCTCCAAGTCACCGGCGTTCTGGATCCTGTTCGCGACCTTCTTCGTCTGCGGCGCCTCGACCAACGGTCTCGTGCAGGTGCACCTGATCCCGATGTGCCTCGACTACGGCATCCCGCAGGTGCAGGCCGCGAGCCTGCTCGCTGCGATGGGCATCTTCGATTTCTTCGGCACCATCATCTCGGGCTGGCTGTCGGACCGTTACGACAATCGCTATCTGCTGTTCTGGTATTACGGCCTGCGCGGGCTGTCGCTGATCTACCTGCCGTTCTCGGATTTCTCGTTCTACAGCCTGTCGCTGTTCGCGATGTTCTACGGGCTCGACTGGATCGCGACGGTGCCGCCGACGGTGCGCCTGACCGCGCAGCGCTTCGGCGCCGAGCGCGCCAATCTGGTGTTCGGCTGGATCTTCGCCGGTCACCAGCTCGGCGCCGGCGCCGCCGCGTTCGGTGCGGGGCTGTCGCGGACGGTCTATCAGACCTACCTGCCGGCCTTCTTCATCGCAGGCGCGCTGTGCGTGATCGCCTCGCTGATCGTGCTGGCGATCGCGCGGCAGCAGACTCACGCCGAGGCGAAGCCGGCGGTGAAGCCGGCTACGGCCTGA
- a CDS encoding TAXI family TRAP transporter solute-binding subunit, which translates to MIHRLMALAPAALAGLSLIAALPASAEDIKLPPTMAVTAYDTGTAGFNIAVGVGKMLKDKYGTDVRVLPAGNDVARLAPLRAKRAISSAMGSGTYFAQEGVFEFGAKEWGPQPLQLLLSSVDCNCGALGVAADAGVKEIKDLRGKRVGFVVGSPALNQNSLAMLAFGGLTKNDVKIVEFASYGAMWKGLINNDADAAFGTTITGPAKEAETSPRGLIWPPLPANDKEGWARVHKVGSFFFPQLATCGAGISPDKPIELGNYPYPIFVAYASQPVDQIYAITKAMIVNYDAYKDSAPGAAGLGADRQTKNWVVPVHPGAVKALKETGHWSDEQDAHNNALYKRQEVLAAAWTEYGKSNPPSDDKAFLDGWMKARASALAKANMPDGFE; encoded by the coding sequence ATGATTCATCGGCTGATGGCGCTTGCGCCTGCCGCTCTTGCCGGCCTTTCTCTAATTGCAGCGCTGCCCGCCTCCGCCGAGGACATCAAGCTGCCGCCCACCATGGCGGTGACCGCCTATGACACTGGCACCGCCGGCTTCAACATTGCGGTCGGCGTCGGCAAGATGCTGAAGGACAAATACGGCACCGACGTCCGCGTGCTGCCGGCCGGCAACGACGTCGCGCGATTGGCCCCGCTGCGCGCCAAGCGCGCGATTTCCTCGGCGATGGGATCGGGTACCTATTTCGCGCAGGAAGGCGTGTTCGAATTCGGCGCCAAGGAATGGGGCCCGCAGCCGCTGCAATTGCTGCTGTCGTCGGTCGACTGCAATTGCGGCGCGCTCGGCGTGGCCGCCGACGCCGGCGTCAAGGAGATCAAGGACCTCCGGGGCAAGCGCGTCGGCTTCGTGGTCGGCTCGCCAGCGCTGAACCAGAACTCGCTCGCGATGCTCGCCTTCGGCGGCCTCACCAAGAACGACGTCAAGATCGTCGAATTCGCAAGCTACGGCGCTATGTGGAAAGGCCTGATCAACAACGACGCCGACGCAGCCTTCGGTACCACGATCACCGGCCCCGCCAAGGAGGCCGAGACCTCGCCGCGCGGCCTGATCTGGCCGCCGCTGCCCGCCAATGACAAGGAAGGCTGGGCGCGCGTGCACAAGGTCGGCTCGTTCTTCTTCCCGCAGCTTGCGACCTGCGGCGCTGGCATCTCCCCCGACAAGCCGATCGAGCTCGGCAACTACCCCTACCCGATCTTCGTCGCCTACGCCTCGCAGCCGGTCGATCAGATCTATGCCATCACCAAGGCGATGATCGTGAACTACGACGCCTACAAGGATTCCGCGCCCGGTGCCGCGGGGCTCGGCGCCGACAGGCAGACCAAGAACTGGGTCGTGCCGGTGCATCCCGGCGCGGTGAAGGCGCTGAAGGAAACCGGGCACTGGAGCGACGAGCAGGACGCTCACAACAACGCGCTTTACAAGCGCCAGGAGGTGCTGGCCGCGGCCTGGACGGAGTACGGCAAGTCCAACCCGCCCTCCGACGACAAGGCCTTTCTCGACGGCTGGATGAAGGCGCGCGCGTCGGCGCTCGCCAAGGCCAACATGCCGGACGGCTTCGAGTAG